The sequence below is a genomic window from Zootoca vivipara chromosome 9, rZooViv1.1, whole genome shotgun sequence.
GCAGCAGTTTGCACACACTTCGTGGCCTGCAGATGAACTGGAGATTCTAGCTAGTCTGCTGCCTCTGATTAAGGAACTCAGTCTCTACTTATTCCCCCAAATGAAGGTCTCTCTGTGTGACCCATTCAAGTGATGACTTCATCACATTTAAATAATCTTGATGAGTGGGGAGTAAACTTGAAGGGGTTAAGAGGCAAGTGCTAGTTTAGATGTTGCTAATCCCCACTTCAATATCACTATAAATTAACCCATGGCCTCTTGGGTAAGGGCTTGCATCACTATCACCCCTTAGTGATTTTGCACAAAAGCAGTCCTTTATCAGCTCTACAGAAATGGGAGGGCACTTAACAACAAAAATGGTAACTTTAAGATCATTTTGATATAACCATGATGGCATTTGATGGGTGGAGGGAACATATTCCTCCTCAGTCCTTTTTAAATCCACTGACATTCTCACAAAGTGGCCAAAGAATATATTTTTGggggtgtattttttttaaaaaatttttttaccaCAATTGCATTCACCCTTTAGTCACACTTGCTGTCACTGAACAGTAGGGGGCACATTCCCCAAGATGTGCAGAAGGCATAGTAGCCAGAGCATATCTACACAGTCTGCATACAATGCATGAGTATGGCTGCGCCCTGCAGCCTTGCGCAGACCGCCTGCCACCTCCTGAACATGCAGGCTGACCCGCATTGCCCTCTTCCCCTGCACATGGACATCAGCATGTGAATTCCCACCATCAGTTTGCAGTTCTTTCCAAACTCTCTACCCACCTTGTGTAAGACAGGAGAGCAGCAGCTCCTTTCTTTTATGAAGCTGAAGGATGGCATCCTTACTCATCCAACCTTTTTCCGCTAATGGGCAGGAAGGGGGAGATTGCATAAGGTGGAATGTGCTACCATCTACTTTCACTGAGCTCAGCAGACATCCCAGTTGCAGTTTCTCCTGGTGGTTTTTTCCTTTGGCAGATTCCCTCAGTccccttttattttgtttttaaaaaatattttattgaagaaaaagcatttttaaacaatacaaattaccaataacatagccaattacaattcccccccctttcccctccctctcccaccctctatgGACTTCCCTCAGTTCCcttctctgatttgtttgtacatattgttttctgcatgttataaaatggCACATATAATTACCTTATGttctatcatatgttctactaataaattgtggatgtttattcaaaacctgccaaggagtccaaatccacTGAAAGGTTTTCTTTGTCTGCTGAGCAGAAACACCTTACTTAGCAACTGAAGAACAAAATGGCGGCATTTGGGTACAGAGTAGAACGGCAGTCTTCATTCTGTATTCTCCTTTGCAGAGCTGGGTTGGTCACAGCCGTGTGACGTCTGGAGCATTGGCTGCATCCTCTTCGAGTACTACCGTGGATTCACACTCTTTCAGGTACAGGAATTGTTGTACTCCTTTTGGACCAGTTTAGCATAGTGGTTTGCTTTCTTGCTGAATAACCTGCTGCGTACTTCTCAGTACAATATTGTTTATTAGTTTTTGCTCAGTGGAAAGAGCTTTGCAGAGAGTAGAATAAAATTATTGAATCTTCCTAAAATCTGGCATGGCTACACCAAGGGATAGAGATGGCACCACACAGTCCAGTATTTGCTGAAAGGGAGGACCCCACCAGGATGCAGGccctatggtgttttttttataacaGCCAAGAGGTTTTACTTGAATGGCTACAGTTCTTTGCTCTGCCTGCCAGGTTTTTCTGCAGTTTGGCTCCTGCTCTGCAACCTAGAGATCTAGTTGTGCTCTTGAAGACATTAACCTGCATGCTTTCCCCTCCTGTTTGCTGGTTCTTTTCCTTGTAAAGTGCTGGAAAAATCACTATCACAAAATAGGCATTTTAGGCATTAGCATGCTACTTACTTCAAAACCCCAAGGCTGGGGTTGTTGGAGAGAACAGTGGGCCTGGTCACCTCTCTGTTTCCTGGAAATGCTGCCATACATTTCACTCCTTATGGAGTGACCATTTCCCAAGAGGTATATAAGTTGAGCCCTGCTGAACCAGACCGATTGCACgcctagtccagtatcctctcCCACACCAGCCAGCCAGGTACATAGGGAAGGGCTGTATGTAGCTCATGATTTGCATGTGAAAAGTCCCAGGTtccacccccagcatctccaggtagggattgAAAAGATTGCTGCTTGAAGCCCCATAACTGCCCTGCTAAGTTCAGCATATATTTCTCTCTCCACAGACTCATGAGAATAGAGAGCATCTTGTGATGATGGAGAAGATCCTTGGCCCAATCCCACAGCATATGATCCGCAAAACACGGTAGGAATGCTCGGTTTTGATTGGTAAATAGGTGGTCCCCAAATTAGAGAGAGGCACTTTGGGCAAATAAACCAGGTCAGTGAGATTTGTCAACAATTTAATGTTTTATGCTCTCAAAAAAATTACATGAGGCAGCAAGGCCTGTAGATGACATGTTTAGATGTGAAACTCAAGTGCTCTGTACATTTTTAGAGGCAGTCTATGGATTTATTCAACTTCTTGGGGGAAAGATGCCATTTCTTTTGCCTAACTTAGCCCAGTACATGTGTTCAATTTGAGCTGTCTCTCCTCACCCAGGAAACAAAAGTATTTTCACAAGGGAAGTCTGGTATGGGATGAGAACACCTCTGACGGGAGGTATGTCCAGGAAAACTGCAAACCATTGCAGGTAAGAACTACTTGATCTGCTCTGGTCAGAATGCATTAAGCAGCTGTTTATGCAGATACTTGTTTGTAACTAAGCGCCTGAAAGCTAAATTACTTTCTTCTGTGTTCATCCGCATTGCTTGCTTCTCAGCAAGGCCTTTGAAACAGGAAGCCAAGCCCCTTAGAAACACCATCTTCTGAATATACTTgacctttcttttatctgcttcCATCTTTTCTGCTTGTGGGGATGCAGAGTGGATTATGTTCCCCTCTCCCAATCCCTTTTTTTCTGCACACCTTCCCACATACCAGGTAGGGACTTTTTGTGAGGGCGACACTTCACTTTTGTGGCTGCAAGGGGACTCTGTCAACTGAGCTCCTGGTCTCACAttttgtggaaagagctttgttcactttcccccaaaactcTTAAGCCTTACCACTTTTTGATGCAGTTATAACCTGTGTAATTCTGCTTGTATTGataagtgaagcagaaaacatgcaAGCCAGCCCGTACTGTCCGTAAGCAGTTGTCCCACCCTAAAGAAGAGTTTTGGCAGCCGTCTTCTGAGGGTTGAAGGATAGCTCTTCACAAATCCTACCACAGCACCCTGCTGGCTTGATAATGCTAGGCAGATTTTGTGAATGTGTGCTTGCATGGAGAAATTAGTCAACCCATCCCTAAAAGGAGCTACTAGTGGTGACTGATGATTTACTGTTTGTAAATCACTTTTGAGAATAACCCCAAATGCTTTGACTTTCCTAAATTGTGTGTATTGATCAATTAGCAGGTGCTTCTTTGCACACCTGTTCCTCTTAGCCGAGATGGAGAGCCAAGGTATGTCTCCATAACCAGGAGCGCTTGGAACTGCATTAATAATGAAAGCTGAGCTCCTCTGGCATAGTGTGCTTCAGCCAGCCATGATGCAGGTGCAGGACTACACAGGGTAGTCTTAGGACTACTTGGGACACTTCTGTGGTGCCTGTTACTCTGCCGCTACTAGTTTTACAGTAGAAGTCCTGGGAGAGCGACTTATTAAACTCCCTATTATTTAGACCTTACACCAAAATAATAAAGCTTAGCACTATTGTAATCACAGAACTTGGTTTCCTTTAATACTCCAGGGCAATTCCGAAACCGGTTCtctcccatttgttgttgtttagtcgtgtccgactcttcatgaccccacgcTCTGGTTCTCTCCCATGTCAGGTCTAATTCTTCCCCTGCTTACTCCTTTTCCTAGACATACATGCTGCACGATTCTGCTGAGCACATGCAGCTGTTCAGTCTGATGAGGCAAATGTTAGCGTTTGACCCTGCCCAGCGGATCACGTTTGGCGAAGCTCTGCTCCACCCGTTCTTTGCTGGCTTATCTGCGGAGGAAAGGCGGCTGAATTGCCGAGATTCAAACCGGGACCTGAGCAGATGACAGATGGGGATCATGGAGATTCCTGCAGGATGTGTACATACTCCAAGACTGGCCTGGCATTTATTGTGGAGACTCCAGAGACCCTTCTGTAGCAGTGTTCCAAGGGGTTGATGCAATGTCAGGTGGACCCTGggcctgggtgggggggggggagacagcaaCCCAAAAGCACAGATTTGTCTCATATATTTATATGTTGTAAAGTTCAAATAAAGTGTTTCATATTGTTTGATAATTTACTTGTATGACTGTGTCCAGCTATTTTTGCTCCCTGCCCTACTGAATTTTTCTGTTAACAATAAAATAGTGGTTTTATAGCTTGCCACCAATCTCTGCTGGGTGTTTACAAAGTAGTTTCTTCCTTGCTGTGCTATCAGCCATCTTTCCTTTACAAGAAACCTGCATGGAGGGAAAGAGGATGgaggtttgttccccccccccccccgcccccaattgcTTCTTTCATATTGTGCGGGTAATACAATCTTAGCTATTGCCTGCATTTTGTCAAGTGTATGTGCTTGTTCAGTTCACTTCATTGAGGAGCTTAAATCAGGCAGTTGTTTGGAATGCTTTATGGCCTGAATTATGCCTGCAAAAAGGCATCTCAGGCCATCTAGCAGGCTGTCCTGCCATTTTGGTACATCAGGAGATGGATGTAGGGCAGATAAGTAGCTTGATCAATTCTAATAGTAAAGCTTTGGTCAGTGTAGGTTCTCAGTGGTTGTAATAAACATCTGTTTTCCTCCTAGAGGTACAGGATtctcctttaaaatgttttggcaTGAATGGAAGGTTCTTGGAAGAGTGAATCTGCATTTTCCAGTATAACTGTAGTTGGGAGTTTTTAGGAAATAAAATTAGCAAAATCATTTAAATATTGAAGAGTATGAATTCTATTTTTTCTCAAATACATTGCGATAATAATTATGCCTTTAAGTCAAAGTGATTAAGTCTTCTTGTGATTGTCTCTTTTGGACCAGAGATGGCTGCAGGAAAGTGAATGAACTATGGTCAGTTGCAAACCAAGAAAACTAGTTTCTGCACTCTAGAAATGAAAACAACCCAGAAGAACAActgctttgctgcacattttaatcATTGTTATTTGTGAGAGTTCTGTATGGCACCTTTAGAGACAAGAAGGTCAAAGCACAGCTGATTTCTCAGAGCTAACAGGTATTCAGCTACTTAAGTGTGTTGCACCCCTGAACTCCAGGAAAAGCCTGGCTACAAACCAAAATGTTCTGCTGTGGCAGCATTTGGAATAAGAACAAGCCAGTGACAGCAACGAGTTGGTCCCCAGAGAGCAACACAATGTTGTGTCCTTCCCACTGAAGAACGGCACATTGGGAGAGGGGCAGTCAGTAGCTGAGATGCACAATTCACCAGTGGGTCATTATACAAGCTCATGCCTGAAGCACAAGAGGACCAGATGAGAGTGCAAAAGCAACATGCAGGAAGAGGCGGCTTTGCTTGGccatttggctcacttcacaggCCTTTCCATCTTAAGCCGCTTCTGTTCCAATGCCACTTTGCAACTGTTCTGCACCGCTAGACAAAGCCCCATCACATTTCATTGCTTCACTTGAAAGTGTAGCCATGTGCTTGTTCTGGACATACCGAGAGGGAACAAGGTAGTGCCACCATCATGAACATGAATTTTTCTATGGGTTTCATATCCAGTGGCAGCTAAGTCTCAATACTCTCatacacactctcacacacacggGCCCTGGgaagtaggtttttttttttttaaaggagcagaCACCAGCAATGTGAATTCTACAGTAAGATGGCAGGACACTACTTGTGGAGAAGCACAAGTGACAGCACCAATGAGTCTGCTTCCTCAGTCTTCTTTTAAGCCACAAGTATTGCAACCACATTATCATTCACTCAAataagcaaaaaagaaacaagTGTGTGCTGGCAGTGGCTCAAGAGACACAATTGCTGTTCTACAAACTCCAAGCTGCCAGCAGGAGAAGTAGGTGCCTCCCACCACCTGCCTAGGCTGAGCAAGCCAATGTACCATATAGCTTGAGAGACGGGGCTGTAGCTGCACAAGAGAGGGATGCGCTGGCGGCAGCAGGACAGCCCTCATTCCCACATGATCAGcaagggggacacataccccctgccagtcctgcgggggggggagggaaaacgAAACCATACTGTTAGCTGCATATCTGAACGGGCAGGGGCACCTGCATGTGTAAGCAAGCACGCACCCTGCCTTCCCACCACCAACTTGTCGAGCTGGTTGAAGACACCAGCTGCCTCTGCGTTCCTTCATGGCATTGGGAGGTCATCAAAGGCTCAGAGGAGCACGAGCCCTCTTGGTTCTCCTCAGTACTGATATTTCTCTTGAAAGAAACACAGTTGAGAACTTCCAACATCCTTAAGGCTTCAAAGAGTTTTAATATAGTCAGGATCAGTCGTGTGGTTTGAGGCGGTTCTGCCCCCACTTTCCTCTTCAGGGCCAAagccgccccccctccccactttaggTAGAGTGCAAAGGGATGACAAACTTGCAGCCGAAAGGTGAGTGGTAGTTTATCCCCACCTCTTGGAAGACTTTTTGTGGAATGCCGATATCGCACAGGTACACGCGCCCAGACCTCTCACCTAGGGGCAGTGGCAGCCCCAGGGACAGAGACCACTTGGCGTCGATCCCTTGCTCCATGTCATTCACCGGGGGGTCCAGGCTGAGGATGGGGGCTCTGTTTTGGTTGGCCCAGTCCACAGCAGCCTTGTACCAAGGCTGGTCCCTCAGGAAGGCATTTTCATGGCAATCCAAGCAGTTTATCACCAAGTCAACTGGTGAGTCTGGAAGATCTGGGGAGCGGGAGGAACAAGAGAGCACTTTACATGTTTGTCAAGTAGAAACCTATAAGGGACTTATAGGAAAGCCTCCCTAAGACTCTTCTGGCAGGCTGCCCGGCCGTCTGCAGAACCCTGCAGGATGCTTctaggataaggttaccagatttttttttcaatgaatccagggacacttttcaacttcagaaggaatgataggattttgtcaggagactgatttgtaaatctggagACTGTCcttgggaaatggggacgtctggtaactttATTCTAGGAGTCTCACAGAGGAGGACATGCAGACAatgctcctctcctgcttctgctttatAACAACTGGGCCCCAAAAGCAGGCTGCCTATGAACAGGAATGTCCCTTATAGACAGCAGGACTAACACCCACCCATATATCTGTCCTCTACAACTTTTTCAAAGTTCCTTTTGAATGAAGTCTAAAATAGGCATGTATTTCAAAGCCCCAGGATTTGGTTAGCAGCTCATGCAACTGACCCAACTCGCCTCTTTCCAACTAAAGTGTTCCCTACAAGTCCAGTGGGTATAACAATAGCTTAGCTCCTTGCCAGTAGATGGTGCTGCTGCATTATAAGTTGCCTCGACAGCTCCACAAAGATCACATTAGCACCTACTCCCTGTCCAGCTCCATCACTTGACCCCCAGAGCCTATGCAAAGCCAGGATGCAGTGGCAAAAGTGCACCACTTCAGTCGGGGTGGCGGgtttggcagtacagtggtaccttgggttaagaactcgttccagaggtctgttcttaacctgaaacagttcttaacctgaggtgtgcttttgctaatggggcctcctgctgccgctggcgcacgatttccgttcttatccttgggcaaagttcttaacctggagcaaccacttcctggttagcagagtttgtaacctgaagcgtctgtaacccgaggtaccactgtactagattcTTCTGCTAACAGAAAAGCAACTGTTGTTTTCTTTCTGGGAAGCTGTGTGCTTGTGCTAAGCAGCCAGGATTTAGCTTGGCAGGACACGTGGACTGAGCCAGTGcgcacttttttctttctttattcagCTGACTTGAGGCTTTGGCAATATAGCAAATAACTgttatttctatatatttagaaaaTCTATCCATGGCTGTACCCGGCTCACCTTTGACACTGGACACCTGTTGGCCTTGGGTCTTGCTGAAAAGTGTCAGCTCATTGGTGATCGATTCCAGCATCTTGACAAAGTTGGGAAGGAAGAGAATGACATGCACATCATGATTGGAAAGATGCCGACCACAGCTGATTCCCTGAGCCCCCTTCACATGAGGGCCACACAGCAAGGCAACCGTGGGTCGCTGGTGAATGTTTTTTGGATTCAACCTGAAAGTCAGATGTACAAAGGGTCTTAAACATCAAAAGCAGTTTCCTCGAACAAATCTTGCCTTcttaatgggagaggagatacTTTCAAAATATTTAAGATGCATGCAACCAAGGCTCAGAAGTTAAGACATACAAGAGTCACAATAACTCTTCAATCACTCCATAATTTCCCAAACAATTCTCTATTCAGAAAGAAACACCACTGAAATCAAATGCAGCTTTCTTCCAACTAAGCATGCCAAGGTTTGCAGTGTCACAAGGGCATGTGTTAGCAAAACACAGCATTGCTGATTAGGAAGCTaggttttaaaataatgaaactgCTTAGTGGTTTTTAAAATAGTGTAATAACAATGTTTTCTTGATGGTCAAGAGAGATAGGCATCTAATGTTTAAATCTCACAATCCCTGTGCAGCTTCCAGTTTTCTCTTCTGCTTTGCAATCAGCCAGGCTGCATCACTGCCAAACAAGAACACAGACTGCTCTCCAGAGGAAGTAGACCAAGAGCCAATTCTTAGGGACAAAGCCCTAACTTGACTAGTTTCTTTCAGAGTCAAACACCCAGCACAGAATGACAGAGGTGTAAGGACCCCAAGGACACTCTCTGTAAGTTCAAGCCCTTGTAGAAATTCATTCACAAAGCCAAGGTCTGCCATGAGCAGGAGCTAACAAGGCAGATGACACCGGATGAGTTAACAAATCAGCTCCAGGTGCCTCACAAAGAAAGCCATGCCAGACACTACAAGGAATTACACCCTGAACACAGTTCCTGTGTCTGATTGGCAGGGAACCAAGAACAGCTCAAAGCCAAGATCCAGGCTTCCAATCCACAATAATGGCCATATGGCTAGACTGGCTTGCAGCACAACAGGTCATGTCATTTAGCATTCTGTGATTTTCACAGGAAGCATGCAAAATCCAATGAGGCTTGCTACTTTCTAGGAAAGGTGTTTTACCTGTTGGGCCCTCCGAGCAGACTCAGGGCCATCTGACTGGCACATACCCCCGTCATTTCCAGTCTCCGTTCAAGGGTGAGCCCGTATTTCTCTGCCACCGAAAGAAGTTTTTTGTGAAGCTCATAGGAGATACTTGGAACAACCAGCCCAGAGTCTGAAATGCAGAAGGGAGGGGAGCCATTTGTTAGGAGATGCTTGGCAAAAACAGTGTTGCTCTTCAGGTCCAGAGCCTGAGCCTGAGCCAGTTTCTGCATTAAG
It includes:
- the EDC3 gene encoding enhancer of mRNA-decapping protein 3 isoform X5; amino-acid sequence: MDRHMESLNQSKGFRRRHNSWSSSSRHPNQVTPKKSGVKNGQMKNKDDECFGDDIEEIPDTDFDFEGNLALFDKAAVFEEIDTFERKSGTRSRGTPNERSARYRHDENILESEPIVYRRITVPQASKEFCTDSGLVVPSISYELHKKLLSVAEKYGLTLERRLEMTGVCASQMALSLLGGPNRLNPKNIHQRPTVALLCGPHVKGAQGISCGRHLSNHDVHVILFLPNFVKMLESITNELTLFSKTQGQQVSSVKDLPDSPVDLVINCLDCHENAFLRDQPWYKAAVDWANQNRAPILSLDPPVNDMEQGIDAKWSLSLGLPLPLGERSGRVYLCDIGIPQKVFQEVGINYHSPFGCKFVIPLHST